From Malaya genurostris strain Urasoe2022 chromosome 2, Malgen_1.1, whole genome shotgun sequence:
taaatgttgaccgcggctgcgtcttaggtggtccattcggaaagtccaattttgggcaactttttcgagcatttcggccggaatagcccgaatttcttcggaaatgttgtcttccaaagctggaatagttactggcttatttctgtagactttagacttgacgtagccccacaaaaaatagtctaaaggcgtcaaatcgcatgatcttggtggccaacttaccggtccatttcttgagatgaattgttctccgaagttttccctcagaatggccatagaatcgcgagctgtgtggcatgtagcgctatcttgttgaaaccacatgtcaaccaagttcagttcttccatttttggcaacaaaaagtttgttagcatcgaacgatagcgatcgccattcactgtaacgttgcgtccaacagcatctttgaaaaaatacggtccaatgattccaccagcgtacaaaccacaccaaacagtgcatttttcgggatgcatgggcagttcttgaacggcttctggttgctcttcactccaaatgcggcaattttgcttatttacgtagccattcaaccagaaatgagcctcatcgctgaacaaaatttgtcgataaaaaagcggattttccgtatggaccacctaagacgcagccgcggtcaacatttaaatgaaattatcttcaaaaagtaaatgtcatgtaccaatctaacgtttaaaataaagaaccgatgagattttgcaaattttatgcgttttattgtttaaaaaagttctcaagctcttgaaaaatcaccctgtataaggaAATGCGAAACCTGCAAAGCAAGCAAAGCACCGGGAATAAGAATGATGCCGCAGATGGGTAATTCGAAACCCGCAAAAATCCCATGGGAAATGATATCCGTGGATTTTGTTGGACCTCTGACGCGCTCCAAACGAGGAAACACGGTATTGCTAGTTGTAGTTGATTGGGTAAGCAAGTACGTAGTTGTCAAACCAATGCGATCAGCAGATTCACAGAAAATGGTGGAATTCCTTGAGGAGGATGTATGTTTGAagttttcgcgcccgaggttgaTATTGTCTGATAACGGGAAGCAATTTGAATCAATGGCTTTCAAATCATGGCTTGCAAAGCACAGAATCGGTCACATGAGAACTGCCTACTACTGTCCTCAAGTCAATAACGCAGAACGCGTCAATCGCGTCATAGTTACATGTATTCGGACTCTCCTAGACGGCGATCACCGGGAATGGGACGAAAAGCTACCAGCAATCACGGCTGCCATAAATGCCGCGAGGCATGAGGCAACTGGGGTGAGTCCGCATGAAGCCAACTTCGGACGGAATCTATTGTTACACACGGATCTGTACATGCAGCAACATCTAAACACACCTGAAGATTCGAAGGTAGCGCAGGACATGAGATTATCAACTATTCGCCGGATTCAAAAATTGATTATAGAGCGCATTAAAAACAATCATCAGCGTGCAAAGCAGAGATACAACCTCCGCGCAAGATCTGTGACGTTCAAAATCGGACACTTGGTATGGAGACGATCGTTCATTCTCTCATCTAAGGCGGACAAGATTAATAGAAAGCTAGAGCCGAAGTTCGTTCCAGCAATCGTCAAAGAAATCATCGGAACAAATCTATACGTGTTGGAAGACGTCCTGAATGGCAAGAAAGGCAGATACCACGCAAAGGACATTAAACCCGATTAAAGTAAGATGATACAGCTCTGTCCGCAGGCTATGCCTGTCAACAAAGAGTTGGAAGGCTCCTGAAACACCGTAAGTGAAAGGGATAAATCATAGACCATCAGGGTGCGGGGAGCAGCAAGTCTATACTAGCCTTGCTTGATAGAATAAAGCACCACCAAAGCCTTCTCCAGGCTTATCGGTAGCGGGTTGGGAGAAAAACGCACCCAAGTAGTAGGATTTGTGAGAAAGTGAGTCTTCTCCAGGCTTGCCGGTAGCGTACCGTGAGAAAAACGCACCCAAGAATAAGGAAGTATACAAAAGCGAGCCTCAAGTAGGCCGGCCGTTAGAAAACGCACACCTATACTACGATTCGCGAAACAAGAAGCCTTCCACACGCGGGCCGGTAGCGTACCGAGAGAAAAACGCACTCAAGAACAGGGAATAGTACAGAAGCGAGCCTCAAGTAGGCCGGCCGTTACCGTAACGCGAGAAAACGGATAGTCGAAACATAGGCTCGGGAGTCTGGTCGATCCAAGCACAGGATGGAGGATAGCGAGTCATAGGGTGTGGACAGATTGGTCGGGGAAGGCCCAAGACAACTGACAGTCGCAGCAAGTTGCTGTCGAGACGTCAGGGACGGGATCGGACTTCCTCCCAGGAAAGACTGAGGATGTCCACACGTTACCGTTCGGCGAGAAAACGGATTCAAGCTAAAAATAGCTTGAGTTATGTCGACAACCCAAAAATAAGAAATCACCCAAGTACTACGTACCAGCCCTTCTTAGGCAGTCCGTTAGCGTACCGAGAGAAAACGCACCCAAGTACCACGAAACTAGTCCTTTTTAGGCAGTCCGTTAGCGTACCGAGAGAAAACGCACCCAAGTACCACGAATCGAGCCTGTTTCAGGCAGTCCGTTAGCGCATCGTGAGAAAAACGCAGAGAGGAAAATACTAAAATCGCCTGATACAGATATGAAAAGCACTAGCTACAGAAGTACAAAACACGACAATGCTAGTTATCGCCAAAGTCTGAATCAGTGCCTACTAAGCCTATAAAGTGTATCCAGTAATTTCATGCGGGCCATGGGTTAAAGATCTGAGACTTGTTATGACATCTTCATCCCAAAGCAACGCGAATCAGGGCGCGGTAAAACCCTATTTATGGGCTCATAACGATTGAGTAGCGGAAATGCTTCTTTTCTCAGTACTACGCACAAACCAAATCAAACCAATTTCGTTTTGTTTAAATATCATGTAAATACAAATACTTCATGTTTTGTGTACGATTGAACCAATTTTAGGAATATAATTGGTtagaatcgaaatttcaaataatcAAAGCCAGTCAGGGACTTTGATCAGAGACGATTTGCGAGATCAAAGATTTGACCGCACAAGTAGGCGGGAATAAACATGAGAGTGAAGATTGAGATTGTAAGATTTAGCTCTTAAGGAGAATAGATTTGGCTAGCAATTCAGGCTATGCGTATACGGTTGATGAATATCAGAAGTAATTTGAGGTCTGCTCAAGAGTAGTTGATCGACTTGTCTCTGATCATCATCCTCGCGGAGGAGATTatgtttttggaatttttcataAATCGTTAGATCACCGATTTATGAAAAATTCTGTCGTTTCATTGGAGTTATGTTACGTATGTAAATATTTGTTGGGTTAAGGAACATCAACAATTAAATGTATAAACATTAGGCTTAGAAAAACCATTGAAAGCATCCGTAGTGTGTATCCAGTAATTTCATGCGGGGCCATGGGTTAAAGATCTGAGAATTGTTATGAAATCTTCAAACCAAAGCAACGCGAATCAGGGCGCGGTAAAACCCTATTTATGGGCTCATAACGATTGAGTAGCGGAAATGCTTCTTTTCTCAGTACTACGCACAAACCAAATCAAACCAATTTCGTTTTGTTTAAATATCATGTAAATACAAATAGTTCATGTTTTGTGTACGATTGAACCAATTTTAGGAATATAATTGGTtagaatcgaaatttcaaattatcaaaGCCAGTCAGGGACTTTGATCAGAGACGATTTGCGAGATCAAAGATTTGACCGCACAAGTAGGCGGAAATAAACATGAGAGTGAAGATTGAGATTGTAAGATTTAGCTCTTAAGGAGAATAGATTTGGCTAGCAATTCAGGCTATGCGTATACGGTTGATGAATATCAGAAGTAATTTGAGGTCTGCTCAAGAGTAGTTGATCGACTTGTCTCTGATCATCATCCTCGCGGAGGAGGTTatgtttttggaatttttcataAATCGTTAGATCACCGATTTATGAAAAATTCTGTCGTTTCATTGGAGTTATGTTACGTATGTAAATATTTGTTGGGTTAAGGAACATCAACAATTAAATGTATAAACATTAGGCTTAGAAAAACCATTGAAAGCATCCGTAGTGTGTATCCAGTAATTTCATGCGGGGCCATGGGTTAAAGATCTGAGAATTGTTATGAAATCTTCAAACCAAAGCAACGCGAATCAGGGCGCGGTAAAACCCTATTTATGGGCTCATAACGATTGAGTAGCGGAAATGCTTCTTTTCTCAGTACTACGCACAAACCAAATCAAACCAATTCATCATCCTCGCGTAGGAGATTatgtttttggaatttttcataAATCGTTAGATCACCGATTTATGAAAAATTCTGTCGTTTCATTGGAGTTATGTTACGTATGTAAATATTTGTTGGGTTAAGGAACATCAACTATTAAATGTATAAATATTAGGCTTAGAAAAACCATTGAAAGCATCTCACGGAAATATTAATCGTATCCAGCAGCcaaccaaacaaaatatgaaatatataatgcaaaacaaaaataaggcATTCTAGCAACACTGCGCAAACGCACAGCACAAAATAAGCGCTTACCAGCTTCCGCTCAAATGTCAAATGACACAAAACGGAAAAGTAAAAGAAGATTCATTTCCCATCACTCATCGTAAGCGAACGCGAAATCGGCTCCGCAAGAGCAGAAACAGTTTCGACTCGATCGGCCATTGCTCACCTTTGTAAACGTGTTGACAAAAGTTCGAAGATTTTTACGGCCACATAAAGGAATCTGCACAGAAACACGAATCGACTGCGACGCGGCGAGATCACTTAAGGTAGGCGGCACCATTGTGCTAGTAAGACCCAAATTTATCATCGCACAGTGATTCAAAAGcgaaatttcacgctcttaattgataactcataggatagtggtttttgaagtacagtatcttcagaaaagttgctcGGAATGATGGACGCCATCTtttagcaaattttatttatgtgattaatccccctaaaagtgagataaacattttattttagctcagggccaacatagaggctaagttacttcgacaaagttgcgcAGAAagctatttcaaacaaatttgctgaaggtactattcccgtagcttgagtgtaattcaagatataatgtattttctgaaaagggtgtctacAAACcagttttgtaagaaaacatatatattttcaatttatatgagtttttcatgttatacaaagtttttcatctttaaaaactacacaactttctcgaacatactatgctgctatcatttcagtttaatgaaatagagcaatttttcatgtttttgcctttctcatatagaaaggttatgtaatcacttgaaaaaccgactagtgaaaattggcccggagggccaaaagtcatataccattcgactcagttcatcgagctgagcaatgtctgtgtgtgtgtgtgtctgtctgtgtgtgtgtgtgtgtgtgtgtgtgtgtgtgtgtgtgtgtgtgtgtgtgtgtgtgtgtgtgtgtgtatgtatgtgt
This genomic window contains:
- the LOC131429054 gene encoding uncharacterized protein LOC131429054; the protein is MRTAYYCPQVNNAERVNRVIVTCIRTLLDGDHREWDEKLPAITAAINAARHEATGVSPHEANFGRNLLLHTDLYMQQHLNTPEDSKVAQDMRLSTIRRIQKLIIERIKNNHQRAKQRYNLRARSVTFKIGHLVWRRSFILSSKADKINRKLEPKFVPAIVKEIIGTNLYVLEDVLNGKKGRYHAKDIKPD